A genomic window from Nicotiana sylvestris chromosome 11, ASM39365v2, whole genome shotgun sequence includes:
- the LOC104217699 gene encoding peroxisomal fatty acid beta-oxidation multifunctional protein AIM1-like — protein MGGVKVTMEVGSDGVAVITIFNPPVNPLAIPIIAGLKEKWTEATMRNDVKAIVLTGNGGRFSGGFDINVFQKVHGTGDISQMPDVSVDLVVNTMEDGKKPAVAAIEGLALGGGLELALGCHARIAAPRAQLGLPELSLGVIPGFGGTQRLPRLIGLSKAVEMMMTSKPIMSEEGKKLGLIDAIAPSSELLKVSRQWALDIAERRKPWIRSLHKTDKIGSLSEAREALKVARQQVKQTVKNMPQQLACIDIVEDGIIHGGYHGVLKEAKVFKDLVLSDTSKGLVHVFFAQRATSKVPTVTDIGLKPRTVKKVAVIGGGLMGSGIATALALSNTFVVLKEINSEYLQKGMKAIEENVRGLVARKKLPQGKADKALSMVKGALGYSDFKDVDVVIEAVIENIPLKQKIFSEIEKVCPPHCILASNTSTIDLNVIGENTRSKDRIIGAHFFSPAHIMPLLEIVRTEKTSAQAILDLMAVGKAIKKVPVVVGNCTGFAVNRTFFPYAQGAHILANLGVDVYRIDAQITNFGLPMGPFQLQDLTGYGVAVAVGKEFGSAFSDRTFKSPLIDLLIKSGRNGKNNGKGYYIYEKGRKPRPDFTVLPIVEESRRLTNIMPGGKPISVTDQEIVEMILFPVVNEACRVLDEGIVVRASDLDVASVLGMSFPSYRGGIVFWADTVGAGHIYRSLKKWSELYGNFFKPSRFLEERATKGIPLSAPASTSSASRSRI, from the exons ATGGGCGGAGTTAAGGTGACGATGGAGGTGGGAAGCGACGGCGTGGCCGTCATCACCATCTTTAATCCTCCGGTGAACCCTCTTGCTATTCCCA TTATCGCTGGATTGAAAGAGAAGTGGACTGAAGCGACGATGAGAAACGATGTTAAAGCTATTGTTTTGACTG GAAATGGAGGGAGATTTTCTGGCGGTTTTGATATCAATGTTTTTCAGAAGGTTCATGGGACTG GAGATATTTCTCAAATGCCTGATGTTTCTGTTGATCTTGTGGTGAACACGATGGAAG atGGTAAGAAGCCTGCAGTCGCTGCCATAGAAGGACTTGCACTAGGAGGCGGCCTGGAATTGGCATTG GGATGCCATGCACGAATTGCTGCACCACGAGCACAACTGGGGTTgccagagcttagtctcggagtCATCCCTGGCTTTGGAG GTACACAACGTCTTCCGAGGCTTATAGGGTTGTCTAAAGCTGTTGAAATGATGATG ACATCTAAACCAATAATGTCGGAAGAAGGGAAGAAGCTTGGTCTTATTGATGCCATTGCCCCTTCATCAGAGTTGTTGAAAGTATCTAGACAGTGGGCACTCGATATTGCTGAAAGGCGCAAGCCTTGGATACGTTCCCTTCACAAGACAGACAAAATTGGTTCCCTTTCTGAAGCGCGTGAAGCGTTGAAGGTGGCTAGGCAACAAGTCAAACAGACAGTTAAGAATATGCCTCAGCAGTTGGCATGCATTGACATAGTTGAAGATGGCATCATCCATGGAGGATATCATGGTGTTCTCAAG GAAGCTAAAGTATTTAAGGACCTTGTGTTGTCAGATACATCAAAGGGTCTTGTTCATGTATTTTTTGCCCAACGGGCAACATCAAAG GTACCCACCGTCACTGATATTGGTCTCAAACCTAGGACGGTCAAGAAAGTTGCTGTAATTGGTGGAGGTTTAATGGGTTCAGGCATAGCTACAGCTCTTGCTCTTAGCAACACATTTGTTGTACTCAAGGAAATTAATTCTGAGTATCTTCAGAAGGGGATGAAAGCTATTGAAG AAAATGTCCGTGGACTGGTAGCTAGAAAGAAATTGCCACAGGGCAAAGCAGATAAAGCCCTTTCAATGGTTAAAGGTGCATTGGGTTACTCAGATTTTAAGGATGTGGATGTGGTCATAGAG GCTGTAATTGAAAATATTCCGCTAAAACAGAAAATATTCAGTGAAATTGAGAAGGTGTGCCCTCCACATTGTATTTTGGCAAGTAACACATCCACGATCGACCTCAATGTTATTGGAGAAAATACCAGATCCAAGGATAGGATTATAGGGGCCCACTTTTTCAG TCCTGCTCACATTATGCCTCTGCTGGAGATAGTACGAACAGAGAAGACATCTGCGCAAGCAATTCTTGACCTTATGGCTGTTGGCAAGGCAATTAAGAAAGTGCCTGTTGTGGTGGGAAATTGTACTGGCTTTGCTGTCAATAGGACCTTCTTTCCCTACGCCCAGGGCGCACATATTCTGGCCAATCTAGGAGTGGATGTCTACAGGATTGATGCGCAAATCACCAACTTTGGTCTCCCTATGGGTCCATTCCA GCTTCAGGATTTAACAGGATATGGAGTGGCTGTTGCTGTAGGGAAAGAATTTGGGTCAGCTTTTTCTGATCGAACATTTAAGTCTCCACTGATCGACCTTCTTATAAAAAGTGGTCGAAATG GTAAAAATAATGGAAAAGGATACTACATTTACGAAAAGGGAAGGAAGCCAAGACCTGATTTTACGGTGCTTCCAATtgttgaggaatcaagaaggctCACCAACATAATGCCTGGAGGAAAG CCAATATCTGTCACTGACCAAGAAATTGTTGAGATGATACTCTTTCCAGTTGTAAATGAGGCATGTCGTGTTTTGGATGAGGGGATAGTAGTCCGAGCATCTGACCTTGATGTCGCATCCGTCCTTGGAATGAGTTTCCCATCTTACCG AGGTGGTATTGTTTTCTGGGCTGACACTGTTGGAGCGGGCCATATATATAGAAGTCTCAAGAAGTGGTCAGAATTATATGGTAATTTCTTCAAGCCCTCAAGGTTCTTGGAAGAGAGAGCGACAAAGGGCATCCCCTTG AGTGCACCTGCTTCTACATCTTCAGCTTCAAGGTCACGCATTTAA